ACATGTTTCACATTTCGTGGCAAGTCATGCGCTTTACAATATTCTCCTTCCTCTTTCTCTTTGCTCTGTCCCTCACGGCTTTCGCGCAGAACTCCGACGGGGTATCCGCTGCCGGTGATGTCTATGGCGGTTCCGACTCCCAGGCCGTCGAGATGAATGACGAATGGGCCATTTATGGCGAGCCGATGCCCGACGTTATGGAAAAATTCACGCTTTCGGAGCTGTCCAAGCAGAAAGACCCCGTCATCGGTGTGGAAATGCAGGTCACCGGTACCGCCGGCAAGATGTGCGGCAGCGATGAATGCTTCTTCATGCTTGAGGATGGCGGCAGTTCTGCCAAGGTTATTCGTATTGATCCTGCATCGAACATGCCCGAGGATCTCACGGGACGCAAGGTGACGGTGTTTGGTATGCTCGAGCCCATCGAGGATGCCGGAGAACCCAATGACGGTATGGAAAGGCAGGACGCTCCGAAAACCTACCGCATCATGATGCGCTCCCTCAAGGTGTATTTCTAAGTTCCCTGAACGGGAACACCCTATCAAGGGGAACGCTGATCACACTGATTTGTACGGATTTTCGCGGAGATGCGAGAGAGCGCTCGCAATAATCTCCGTGGAAATCCGTATGACCCGTGAAAATCCGTGTTCCCATTGATACAGACCATGCCTTCCACACTTACGCACATTCTTGTTATACGCTTCAGCTCCATCGGTGACATCATTCTCGTGACACCGATGCTGCGCGCACTGAAAACGCGGTTTCCGGACTGTGTACTTCATGTGGCAGTGCGGAGAGAATTCAATGAATTGCTCAGGCGCAATCCGTACATCGACCGCCTGATCAGCGTGGACACATCGACAGGGAATCGAAGCCTCCGCGCATTGAACCTGGAATTGACATCCGAACGTTACGATGCGGTCTTTGATCTGCAGAACAATTTTCGTTCGCGTATTCTGCGAAATGGACTTTCACGAAGCATACATGTCGTTGACAAGCGGCAATGGAAACGTCTCCTGCTTGTAAAGCTGGGTGTCAATCGCTATCCCCGCTATACCCCCGTACCCGAACGCTATATCGAAACCGCATTGCGATACGAGGTGAAGCCTGATGTGGAGGGTCCTGAGCTGCATCTGGATGAGGATACCAGGGGCAAGGCACGGCTCAAGCTGCGTGCCGCAGGACGAAAGGATGGCGTGCGTCTGGTCGGCATTGCGCCGGGCGCGAAGCATTTCACCAAACGGTGGCCGCTGCCTTCGTTCAGGAGACTGACGGAAAAGCTTCTCGACCTGGGATACACAGTTGCCGTACTCGGTGGGACTGATGAATACGAAACCGGCGAGCAGCTGCGAATACTGCGACCAGATCGCATACTGAACTGCGCGGGCAAACTCACCCTGCTTGAAACGGCCGCTGCGATTGAACAGTGCCGGACGGTTTTCGTCAACGACAGCGGACTCATGCACATGGCAACCGCGGTAGGCACGCCGGTCATTGCACTGTTCGGAAGCACCGTCCGTGAATTCGGCTTCTTCCCTTATCAGAGTGAAGCCGCAGTGGTGGAGGCCGCAGGGCTCGGCTGTCGTCCCTGCACGCATATTGGACGCGCGGCGTGCCCGAAAGGTCACTTCGCCTGCATGCGACTTATTACGGCAGAGGACGTGCTTCAGAGCTGGGAAATGATGCAAACCAGTGGTGTCAGAAAGGACGCGGCGCCGGACCTGACCTCTGACGATATTGGGACATGAATCGCCGTAGTTTCATCCCTGAGGCGATTTTGCTACATTGATGAATCCACTGCGACTGTGTAATACAGCACAGACATAGCACCATCAGTAACGGAGTTTTTTCCCATGAAAATCAGGAAAGAAGACGCCCTCGATTATCATAGTCGTGGACGCAAGGGCAAAATTGAAGTTATCACGACAAAGCCCTGTGTAACGCAGCGTGATCTTTCCCTGGCCTATACGCCGGGCGTTGCCGAACCCTGCAGGGAGATCGAGAAGGACGAATCCAAAGTGTTCGAGTACACAGCCAAGGGTAATCTTGTCGCTGTCATCTCGAACGGCACCGCAGTACTCGGCCTCGGGGATATCGGCCCGATGGGCGGGAAACCGGTCATGGAAGGCAAGGGCGTTCTCTTTAAAACCTTCGCAGACATCGACGTCTTTGACATCGAGCTCGACAGCAAGGACATCAAGGAAATCATCCGGACCTGCCAGGTGCTTGAGCCCACGTTCGGTGGCATCAATCTTGAGGACATCAAGGGTCCCGACTGCTTCTATATCGAGGAAGAACTCAAGAAGACAATGAATATCCCGGTCTTCCACGATGACCAGCACGGAACCGCCATCATCAGTGGCGCCGCTTTGCTCAACGCTGTCGAACTTACCGGAAAAAAACTGGAAGATCTGCGCGTCGTCTATAATGGCGCAGGTGCGTCAGGCATCGCCTGTGCGAAATTCCATATCAGCCTCGGTGTAAAAAAAGAAAACGTCATCATGTGTGATTCCACTGGCGTGATTTACAAGGGCCGCACCGATCGCATGAATGAGTTCAAGGAGGATATGGCCAATGACACCGACGCGCGGACACTCGCCGAGGCCATGAAGGGAGCCGATGTGTTCTTCGGCCTCTCCAAGGGTGGTGTCGTCGACCAGGATATGGTACGATCGATGGCTGATGACCCGATTATCTTCGCCATGGCCAATCCCGATCCGGAAATCACGTATGAAGATGCTACAGAGGCACGTAAGGATGTCATCATGGCAACGGGACGTTCGGATTATCCGAATCAGGTCAACAACGTCCTTGGCTTCCCCTTCATCTTCCGCGGAGCACTCGACGTCTATGCCACGGCAATCAACGAGGATATGAAACAGGCTGCCGCGCATGCACTCGCACAGCTGGCGCGTGAAGAAGTGCCAGACAGCGTCATGCGTGCCTACGGCGTCAAAGAGATGACCTTCGGCCGCGAATACATCATTCCCAAGCCCTTCGACCCTCGCGTCCTCACCTGGGTCGCACCTGCCGTCGCGAAGGCAGCGATGGATACGGGCGTCGCCCGCAGGCCGATTGAAAACTTCGACGAATATCGTATGAATCTCGATATCCGCATGGGCCGGACGCAGGAAGTTATTGCGCGCATGTATAACAAGGCAGCCGGCGATCCAAAGCGTATCGTGCTCGCAGAAGGCGAAGAGCATCGCGTCATCAAGGCCGCGCAGGTGGCGTTGGATGAAGGTATCGTGAAGCCGATTCTGTTGGGACAGGAAGACGAGATTCGCCGCGTGGCTGAAGAGCATGCCATCGACCTCGAGGGTATTGAAATCGTCAACCCTCTCACCTTTGGAAAATTCGACGAGTACGTGCAGGAATTCTATCGCCTGCGTCAGCGCAAGGGACTCACGCAGTATACCGCGCGGCGCATCATGCTGAATCGCCGGAACTACTTCGGCGCCATGATGGTGCACATGGGTGATGCAGACGGCCTGATCTCAGGTTATACCTCGCATTACCCCGATACCATTCGTCCGGCACTGGAAATCATCGGACATGACAAACGGTACAAGAAGGTATCCGGTCTCTACATGCTCGCTACCAAGAAAGAGCCGTATTTCCTGGCCGATACCACGGTAAACATTGATCCTTCAGCTGAGGATATCGCGGATATCACACTGCAGGCAGCGGACCTCGCCGAGAAGTTCGATGTCACGCCACGCGTCGCCCTCCTCTCCTATTCCAACTTCGGAAGTAATCGCGAAGCCTCCGCAATGAAAATGCGTGCTGCTCTGGATATCGTGCGCGAACGCCGTCCCGACCTGATGGTCGATGGTGAAATGCAGGCAGATACCGCGGTCGTTCCTGATATCATTGAAGAGGACTTCCCCTTCTCCACCCTGAAGGGTGGTGCGAATGTGCTGATCTTCCCCGATCTCAATGCTGGAAATATCGCCTACAAGTTGCTGAGCCGACTGGGTGGGTTGCTTCCTATCGGACCGATTCTCAATGGCATGTGTAAATCCGTGCACGTGCTGCAGCGTGGTGCCGAGGTAAAGGAAATCGTCGACATGATCGCCATTTCCGTCGTCGACGCCATCAGCCACAAAGATAAAATCTGCTGATCGCTGCTGATCGCTGCTGTCAGCGGTCCGTGCGATCCCGGAAAAGCAAATCCCCTCCTCCGCGCAATGCGGAGGAGGGGATTTTCATTTGGCGTTGAGTGCTAACGACTGCCAGTACGCAGGCAGACTTACCAGTCGGTACGCGTGCTTCCGAAGACATTGAGCACACCATTGACATGCTTGTCCTTGTCAATGATCTTGCCGTTTGCATCGACGACGTCACCATGGCAATTGCTGCAGTTCGTATTCGCAATGTGCGGGGCGTTCGGGAGCGGATTGCCTTCACCCTGACCGTGACAGCTGCCACAGGCCGCCTGATTGGCGCCCTTCCATTCCACCGTCACGTTGTTTCCGTTGGTGAAATTTCCGTGGCAATAGGTGTTGGCGCAGGTGCCGTTTGCAGCGTCGTACATCGGCTCACCCGACATCCCCTTGGTTTCCGTAGCGGCGAGTGCATTCATGAAATGCACTTCTGCCTCACCCGGTGTATCGGAATCGATGTGGATGGGATCGTCGAAGTTCGCCGGGAGCGTATGGCAGTCCGAGCATGCGATCGTGGTGTTGCTCGTCATGCCGCCTTCGAGATGTGTCGCATGCGTGCTGTACCACTGCGGATATATGGTCTTGGTCTGCGTATCTCCATGACAGACATAGCAGGCTTCCGGTCCACCATCCGCGGCAACGTGACAGCCACTGGCGTTGCAGCTCTGTCCCGTGACACCACCGTTGTAATCCGGAGCATGGCAATCACGACATCCGCTGATATCCCAACCGAGATTCACCATGATGTCGTGCGCATGAAAGTTTTCAGATCCCATGAGAGCATACCCTGCCCCGTGCGCACCATAGAGGCGCGGATAGGTGGGCAGATCCTCGTCATCCTTCAGCTCACTTGTGCAGGCTGAAAGAACGAGGACGGTTGTCAGCGCGAACAGGAAGATGTTACGATACTGTTTCATTGGTCACCTCCTTGCATGACGCCTTCGTGGCAACCGGCACATACCGGATCGCCGCCGTCGACGTTATGACATGTCACGCAGCTTTCGATATCCATCCGGGCCAGCTTGGCGTGACGATTCATGGCAGAACCGCCGCCAACTGTCGCGAATCCAGCGAGCTGATGCGATTGAGGCACGATACGGATTCCTGTCGCATCGTAGCCATTCTGGTGACAGGGTGTACAGAAAGATTCCGGTTCATGACAGGTCTCGCAGCGAGTGGATTTCGCACGCGCATCAAAACCATGCGTGTACCGGTAGGTCAGTGAGTGCACCTTTTGCACCGTCAGCAGGTTTTCATCGTCGATTTTTTCCCCGCGGGGAGAGCCGACAATGTAGAACTCATCTGCGCTGACACCATGCGGAACGTCGTTTGTCGGTGTGTGACATTCCTGGCAGAAGCTTTCCGAGTGACAGACCGCACAATCGCGGCTCGCTTCACCATTCATTGCAAACTTGCCATGTTCCTGGGTGAAATTCGGAACGCGGTGATTCTGCGGATGGAGTCCGGCAAGCGTGGTGTGACAGGCTTCGCACTGGTTGGTTGCAGACATGACCATGGGTTCGTCAGCAGCGCTCCTGATAATCGGCGCGCTGGCGTCCGCATTGTTGTGGCAGCGGGCACAGACGTCCATGGAGGGAATGCCGGTGTCTTCATCAGCGACGATCGCGCCGTGACAGGTCCCGCATTCCTGCTCCATACCAGAGACATGCATTTTGTGCGAGAAGTACAGTTTCCGATCATTCACCGGCATGGGATAGACAGAAAGATCGGCACTGCCGTCAAGCGACCAGTAGCTGCGGACATCATCTTCATCATGGCAATCGGCACAGACCGAAGGCGTCGGCAGCAGATTGTCGGTTGCGAGGTCGCTCTCTGCCGCATCGCCATGACAGGCATCACATTCCGCCATCTCGGCGTGCAGCGAGTGTGAGAACATCACACCGCCACCGTCGGCCTGGGCGCCGCGCGGTGAAGTCAGGAGAAATACCATTCCGACAAAGGCGGAAAGGACAAGGGCGGTAAGAATAATCATTTTTTTCATGCCGCCTCCTATCGTCCGAGTCCGAATGGATTGGAGAACCAGTAGTTCACACGGGCAAATGCGCGCATGTCCTTCTGGTATATCTTGTTGGTCATGTACTGTCCCTGAATATCAATAGACACTGTTTTCACCGGGCGAACGGTCGCACCGGCGACACCCACCCATGTCGAAGTCTTGTCGAGATCGTCTGCGAGTGCGTAACTGCTGTAGACGGCACCGACATGCGGCACGAGCATGCCTTTGAACAAGGGGTAGGTGAAGTGCAGGTTGAATCCATCCAGATCGCCGTCAAAACTGACATCCTTCGTGTACATGATTGACGCGTACTTGTTTGCCGCGCCGAGAGCGACGCGGAACGCGTTCTCGTCGTCATACATGACGGTCGAAAATCGTCCGAGGAGCGTCAGGCGGGGATGGATTTCATAATCGATGCCGAGTACTGCTTCCTGGTTCGCCTCAAACTCAAGCAGGCGGAAATAGGAATTGTACGCGAGCACCGGTTCACGATGGGCGAAGTTGACCGAGACGCCCAGGTTGTGCATCAGCTGGTATGAAGCAGCAATTTCCGCGCGCGAGGCTTTTTCGAAATTGAAATCGTAATCGAAGCGGCCATACAGCCAGAGATTTCCGTTGCTGTGCGCGATATTGATACTTCCATACTGGTTGGCCCGTGTGCCGTAATCGATCAGCACCGGTTCGAGCTCCATCTGTTCACTCGGACGCCAGGACATGAAAGGCGTTGTCTCACGATGCCTGTTCATGTAACTGAGTCCGATCTTGGTGTTCTCGATCAGGTAGAGCAGCACCTGGCCGCCAAGCTGCCAGTTGTTCTCCACATGATCGAAGAAATAATACTCGAGATCCTGTCCCGGCCGGGTGAGTCCACCAGCATACGCCAGTACTTCGACTCCGTCTGAAGGACGAACCCTGACGGTCGCACCGTCAATGGTGCCATAACTGACACCGGCGAACAGGGAATGGCGGCCGATCTTCACGTCGGCCATGTCAGCGATATTCCTGACACGAAGATAGGCATTGAAAAGCCTGAAGCGAGGGTCACCCTCGACCTCGTCTCCGAGATCTGTCGAGCCCTGCATGTACGTATGGAAGGAAATGTCCTTGTTGCCGAAATTCAGCTGCACGTTCTCATATGCACGCATATGAGTAGTCGATTCACCGTTGTTCAGCTGTCGTTCCCATCCATACGCCGAAGTCACGAATCGTCCGTTCAGCGTCTGTGCCTGCAGACCCGCTGTCAGAACGAAGGTGAGCAGAAGCAACCTTATAGCATGTTTCATAGGCGCTTTCCTCAGCTCAAAATGGTTGAAATGAAACAGCACCGTGCTCCTCCTCGAAAGGAGCTGCACGGTGCTGCTAAGATTGATTTATAACGATCGCAAGTTGTGTGTCACGTCAGAAATCCGGCTTTCTGGCGGTTTCCGCGTGTGCGTACTTCCGGACCCGAAGATTACTTGGAATGATCGATTTTTTTCATCTGGGCGGCGAAATCGAACTTCTTGAAGGTCGGGCTCTTGTCATTGTGGCAGGTCACGCAGAGCTTCTTGGCATCATCGCCCTTGTGAACCTCGAGACCCATCGACTTCATTGCGCCTTCCTTGTCCTTGGCATGCTTGCTCTTGTACGCACTTGCAGCGCCATGGCAGGCTTCGCAGCCCACGCCTTCGGTCTTGTCAAACTTCTTGTCAAACTTTGCGCCCTTGACATTCATGCCGGTGACGTGGCAGCTGAGGCACTCGTCGGTTTCTGCAGCCTTGGTCTTGAATCCCTTCTCTGCCGCGATCTTGTCGGCTTCGGCGGTCTTCAGAGCGTCGAATGCCTTGGCATGGGGACCCTTTTCCCAGGTCTTGTATGCGGTGCCGCCCATCTTGGCGTTGCTGTGGCAGGCCTTGCACTTCTTGGAACCGATGTACTCGTTACCACCCTGGAAGGTGAAAGCGCTCAATACGGTGACGGCAAGGGCAACTGCGATAAAGGTGACTGCGTTTTTCATAAACACCTCGAAATTTTGGGTTTGTGCGAGATCTATGTGTTTGGCTCAATTGCTGGTTTCAGCGGTTTCGCTGGTTTCAGCGGTTTTGCTGGTTTCAGCTGTATTGCCCTGAAACATGCTACGGGTGTTCTACCACCGCAACCGAGATCCTGTTCCCGGTATTTCCGGTAAAGGATATTAATACTTGCTGGTATCAAATATACACACTTTGTGGCCAGTGTGCAACTACCAGTGTCATCGCAGAAAAATATTGACGGACTGCTGGGCATAAGAGACCAACGGACCGAAATAGAGACCAAATACGATGTTTGGAACAATAAACAAAATGGTGATAACAATCACAAGCGGACTGAAGGTAATCGGACTCTCATCTCCGTCAGCGGGCTCCCGCAGGTACATGTTGCGGAAGACGCGCGCGTAATAATACAGGGAGATTGCGCTGTTGAGGACACCGATAATGGCGAGCCAGATGAAGTTGGCTTCCACAACCGCCGAGAACAGCATCCACTTCCCGATAAAGCCTGCCAT
The bacterium genome window above contains:
- the waaF gene encoding lipopolysaccharide heptosyltransferase II — translated: MPSTLTHILVIRFSSIGDIILVTPMLRALKTRFPDCVLHVAVRREFNELLRRNPYIDRLISVDTSTGNRSLRALNLELTSERYDAVFDLQNNFRSRILRNGLSRSIHVVDKRQWKRLLLVKLGVNRYPRYTPVPERYIETALRYEVKPDVEGPELHLDEDTRGKARLKLRAAGRKDGVRLVGIAPGAKHFTKRWPLPSFRRLTEKLLDLGYTVAVLGGTDEYETGEQLRILRPDRILNCAGKLTLLETAAAIEQCRTVFVNDSGLMHMATAVGTPVIALFGSTVREFGFFPYQSEAAVVEAAGLGCRPCTHIGRAACPKGHFACMRLITAEDVLQSWEMMQTSGVRKDAAPDLTSDDIGT
- a CDS encoding NADP-dependent malic enzyme; protein product: MKIRKEDALDYHSRGRKGKIEVITTKPCVTQRDLSLAYTPGVAEPCREIEKDESKVFEYTAKGNLVAVISNGTAVLGLGDIGPMGGKPVMEGKGVLFKTFADIDVFDIELDSKDIKEIIRTCQVLEPTFGGINLEDIKGPDCFYIEEELKKTMNIPVFHDDQHGTAIISGAALLNAVELTGKKLEDLRVVYNGAGASGIACAKFHISLGVKKENVIMCDSTGVIYKGRTDRMNEFKEDMANDTDARTLAEAMKGADVFFGLSKGGVVDQDMVRSMADDPIIFAMANPDPEITYEDATEARKDVIMATGRSDYPNQVNNVLGFPFIFRGALDVYATAINEDMKQAAAHALAQLAREEVPDSVMRAYGVKEMTFGREYIIPKPFDPRVLTWVAPAVAKAAMDTGVARRPIENFDEYRMNLDIRMGRTQEVIARMYNKAAGDPKRIVLAEGEEHRVIKAAQVALDEGIVKPILLGQEDEIRRVAEEHAIDLEGIEIVNPLTFGKFDEYVQEFYRLRQRKGLTQYTARRIMLNRRNYFGAMMVHMGDADGLISGYTSHYPDTIRPALEIIGHDKRYKKVSGLYMLATKKEPYFLADTTVNIDPSAEDIADITLQAADLAEKFDVTPRVALLSYSNFGSNREASAMKMRAALDIVRERRPDLMVDGEMQADTAVVPDIIEEDFPFSTLKGGANVLIFPDLNAGNIAYKLLSRLGGLLPIGPILNGMCKSVHVLQRGAEVKEIVDMIAISVVDAISHKDKIC
- a CDS encoding CxxxxCH/CxxCH domain-containing protein yields the protein MKQYRNIFLFALTTVLVLSACTSELKDDEDLPTYPRLYGAHGAGYALMGSENFHAHDIMVNLGWDISGCRDCHAPDYNGGVTGQSCNASGCHVAADGGPEACYVCHGDTQTKTIYPQWYSTHATHLEGGMTSNTTIACSDCHTLPANFDDPIHIDSDTPGEAEVHFMNALAATETKGMSGEPMYDAANGTCANTYCHGNFTNGNNVTVEWKGANQAACGSCHGQGEGNPLPNAPHIANTNCSNCHGDVVDANGKIIDKDKHVNGVLNVFGSTRTDW
- a CDS encoding cytochrome c family protein, translating into MKKMIILTALVLSAFVGMVFLLTSPRGAQADGGGVMFSHSLHAEMAECDACHGDAAESDLATDNLLPTPSVCADCHDEDDVRSYWSLDGSADLSVYPMPVNDRKLYFSHKMHVSGMEQECGTCHGAIVADEDTGIPSMDVCARCHNNADASAPIIRSAADEPMVMSATNQCEACHTTLAGLHPQNHRVPNFTQEHGKFAMNGEASRDCAVCHSESFCQECHTPTNDVPHGVSADEFYIVGSPRGEKIDDENLLTVQKVHSLTYRYTHGFDARAKSTRCETCHEPESFCTPCHQNGYDATGIRIVPQSHQLAGFATVGGGSAMNRHAKLARMDIESCVTCHNVDGGDPVCAGCHEGVMQGGDQ
- a CDS encoding cytochrome c family protein, with protein sequence MKNAVTFIAVALAVTVLSAFTFQGGNEYIGSKKCKACHSNAKMGGTAYKTWEKGPHAKAFDALKTAEADKIAAEKGFKTKAAETDECLSCHVTGMNVKGAKFDKKFDKTEGVGCEACHGAASAYKSKHAKDKEGAMKSMGLEVHKGDDAKKLCVTCHNDKSPTFKKFDFAAQMKKIDHSK